In Electrophorus electricus isolate fEleEle1 chromosome 12, fEleEle1.pri, whole genome shotgun sequence, a single window of DNA contains:
- the zgc:162634 gene encoding phosphatidylinositol N-acetylglucosaminyltransferase subunit Y produces the protein MLFSLSTVTVLVPILSLFGLMYSASVDDNFPQGCTSTSSVCFYSLLLPVTIPVYVFFHMWKWMGIKLFRHN, from the coding sequence ATGCTGTTTTCACTCTCTACTGTAACTGTACTGGTACCAATTCTGTCCTTATTTGGACTCATGTACTCTGCGAGTGTGGATGACAATTTCCCCCAGGGTTGCACAAGCACGAGCAGTGTCTGTTTTTATAGTCTGTTGCTGCCAGTCACAATacctgtttatgtttttttccatATGTGGAAATGGATGGGAATCAAGCTTTTCCGACACAATTAA